CAGGTCTCGCGCCATGGCGAGTAGACCGCCCGCTCGGCGGCCTTCTCAGCGGAGGGAGATGCGAGGGTCAAGCCAGCCATACAGAACGTCCGCGATGAGATTGAACAGCACAACGAGGCAGGCGAACACGAAGGTGACGGCCATCACCACCGGCGTGTCGTTGGCGAGAATGGAGGAGATCAGCAGCGAGCCGATACCGGGGATGCGGAAAATCTGCTCGGTGACGATGGCGCCGCCGAACACGGCCGGCATCTGCAACGCAATGAGCGTGACGACCGGGATCATCGCATTGCGCATGACGTGCTTGACGATCACCTTGGCTTGTCCGAGCCCCTTGGCGCGGGCAGTGGTGACGTAATCGAGCCGTATCACGTCGAGCATCGCCGAGCGCACGAAGCGCGTCATGGACGCGGCCTGGAACAGGCCGAGCACCGCCACCGGCATGATCGCCTGCCGGATCATCTCGAGCACCCAACGGATGCCGGTCCCCTTGACGTCGGTGGTGTAGACCAGGGGCAGCCAGTCCAGCGTGACCGAGAAGATCAGGATGAACAGGATTCCGGTGAAGAAGGTCGGCAGCGAGAAACCGACGAAGGCGAGCGTGTTGGCGATCTGATCGAACAGCGAATAGGGCTTGGTCGCCGCAAAGACGCCGACCGGGATCGCGACCAGGAGCGCCAGGATCTGCGAGGAGCCGACCACATAAAGCGTGGCCGGCAGGCGCTGCAGGATGAGCGCATCCACGTCCATCCGACTGACGAAAGAGAAGCCCCAATCGCCGTGCGCCATGGCCGAGAGCCAGTGCAGGTAGCGAAGATAGATCGGATCGTCGAGGCCGAACTTCGCCCGAAGCGCGGCAGCGACTTCGGGCGGCACGTTCGGATTGGTCGCCAGCTCCGAGAAGGGATCGCCGGGTGCGAGCGCCAGAACGACGAACAGCACCAGCGAGATGCCGAGCAGGCTCGGAATGGCGATCAGGACTCGACGCAGGACATACTGACTCATACGGAAAGACCCCGTCTACGCCCGCGCGATCATGCCTCCCGGTACCAGTCGAACAGGTTGTCGGTCTCGTTGGCCCAGCCGCTGACGATACACACCAGATTGTTGGCGGCGGCTTCCACCTTGAGGCGATGCTGCACGGGGATGAACGCGGTGTCGCCAATCAAGAGATCGTTGGCTTTGATATAGAGCGCCGCGCGCTTGATCGGATCCATCTCGCTTTCTGCGGCCTCGATGATCGCATCGTACTCCTTGTTGGCGTAACGCAGGAAGTTCGGCCCCTGCCACTTGTTTTCTTTCGTCGCCACGTTGGCCGAGGTGAAACGCCGCATGATCTGGAGCGGATCCGGCTGGGTCAACGGAATCTGGAACATCTCCATGTCGGCGTAGAACTTGGGATAGGTATCCGGATTGCCGACGTCGGAAGAGAAGAACACCGAGGCGACCACCGACTTCAGTTCGACGTCGATGCCGGCCTTCTGGCAGGCTTGCTTGATGATGGCCTGGGTCTTCTGGCGCGGGCCATTGATCGAGGTCTGGTAGAGAAGCTTGAGCTTCTTGCCATCCTTCTCGCGGATGCCATCCGCGCCCGGCTTCCAGCCCGCGTCGTCAAGGATCTTGGACGCCTTCTCGACGCTGAATTCCCAGGTCGTGTTCTTGGAGACGAACTTCTCGGGACCGTTGAGGAAGTTGGCCGTCGTGCGGCCGGCGCGGCCATAGATGACTTTCTTGATCGCTTCGCGATCGACGAGCAGCGAGAGCGCCTTGCGTACCGCCGGGTCGGAGAACAGCGGATGCTTGGTCTTCATCGACGAACGTTCGCCGTCGACCTCGGTGTTGGGGTCCGTGAAGTTCAGCGCGATGAACTCGGTATCGCCGCCCACGGCATAGATGGTCTTTCCCTTGCCGCCCT
This region of Bradyrhizobium sp. CCGUVB1N3 genomic DNA includes:
- a CDS encoding ABC transporter permease, with amino-acid sequence MSQYVLRRVLIAIPSLLGISLVLFVVLALAPGDPFSELATNPNVPPEVAAALRAKFGLDDPIYLRYLHWLSAMAHGDWGFSFVSRMDVDALILQRLPATLYVVGSSQILALLVAIPVGVFAATKPYSLFDQIANTLAFVGFSLPTFFTGILFILIFSVTLDWLPLVYTTDVKGTGIRWVLEMIRQAIMPVAVLGLFQAASMTRFVRSAMLDVIRLDYVTTARAKGLGQAKVIVKHVMRNAMIPVVTLIALQMPAVFGGAIVTEQIFRIPGIGSLLISSILANDTPVVMAVTFVFACLVVLFNLIADVLYGWLDPRISLR